In a single window of the Zea mays cultivar B73 chromosome 5, Zm-B73-REFERENCE-NAM-5.0, whole genome shotgun sequence genome:
- the LOC103626112 gene encoding putative G-type lectin S-receptor-like serine/threonine-protein kinase At1g61610, whose product MGLLPIHRIILLCFCSSSLLLPPPVSSDSRILPNKPLTVGSTLTSDDGTFALGFFSPSNPDKKHYYYVGIWYANIPKDNVVWVANRGTPIITDPSSATLALTNTSDLVLSSADGQTLWMANTSAAASSEPETTAGEATLDNTGNFILWSSQGAVLWQSFDYPADTLLPGMKFRVTHRRHALQQLVSWKGPQDPAPGSFSYGADPDELLQRFVRNGSRPYWRSPVLNSYLVARSYIGILKSTIYLTISKYDDGEVYMSFGVPGGSSSSTAMKIKMDYSGKIEILIWNTNILEWYVLEAQPMNECSTYGYCGPFGYCDNTELNATCKCLDSFEPISNEGRSNGSFTEGCRRKETLRCGEEDTSFLTLADMKIPDEFVHVKNRSFDGCTAECASNCSCTGYAYANFSTTAFTGDDTRCLLWMGDLIDTAKRTGDGENLYLRVNRSSDKKRRSNILKITLPAVSSLLILVFMWFVWICYSRVKERNKKTWKKVVSGVLGTSDELEDANLPCISFREIVLATNNFSSSNMLGHGGFGHVYKGTLECGKAIAVKRLSKGSGQGVLEFRNEVILIAKLQHRNLVKLLGFCIHGDEKLLIYEYLSNKSLDAFLFNSTRKPSLDWSKRFNIILGIARGLLYLHQDSRLKIIHRDLKANNILLDDEMNPRISDFGMARIFYGNQQQGNTNRVVGTYGYMSPEYALEGVFSVKSDVYSFGVLVLEIVSGSKITSTHMTEHYPNLIACAWSLWKDGNTKEFVDSSIVADSCSLDETSQCIHIGLLCVQDNPNARPLMSSVVSILENGDTSLPPPKQPIYFAERNYGTDGAAEAVVNSANTMSVTALEGR is encoded by the exons ATGGGCCTCCTTCCAATCCACAGAATCATCTTGCTGTGTTTTTGCTCGTCTAGCTTATTACTGCCTCCTCCAGTATCATCGGACAGCCGCATCCTTCCCAACAAGCCGCTGACTGTTGGAAGCACGCTCACCTCCGATGACGGCACTTTTGCCCTGGGCTTCTTCTCCCCGTCCAACCCGGACAAGAAACACTACTACTATGTTGGTATATGGTACGCCAACATTCCCAAGGACAACGTCGTGTGGGTTGCCAACCGTGGAACCCCAATAATCACGGACCCTTCCTCTGCAACACTTGCCCTGACGAACACGTCCGATCTTGTTTTGTCCAGCGCGGACGGCCAGACGCTTTGGATGGCAAACACCAGCGCTGCTGCGTCGTCGGAGCCGGAGACCACCGCCGGAGAAGCCACGCTTGACAACACTGGAAACTTCATCCTCTGGAGTTCACAGGGCGCCGTCTTATGGCAAAGCTTCGATTACCCGGCCGACACTCTTCTGCCTGGCATGAAATTTAGAGTCACCCACCGTAGGCATGCACTGCAACAGCTGGTCTCTTGGAAGGGCCCCCAAGACCCAGCCCCGGGCAGCTTCTCCTACGGCGCAGATCCTGACGAGCTCCTGCAGCGCTTTGTCAGGAATGGCTCGAGACCATACTGGAGAAGTCCGGTGTTGAATAGTTACTTGGTAGCCAGGTCATATATCGGAATTCTCAAGTCCACTATCTACCTCACAATAAGCAAATACGACGACGGTGAGGTCTATATGTCCTTTGGCGTACCCGGTGGCTCCTCATCGTCAACTGCCATGAAGATCAAAATGGACTACTCAGGAAAGATAGAAATCCTAATCTGGAACACCAACATTTTGGAATGGTACGTCCTGGAGGCACAGCCTATGAATGAATGCAGTACATATGGATATTGTGGTCCGTTTGGGTACTGTGATAACACAGAGCTTAATGCGACATGCAAGTGTCTCGACAGTTTCGAGCCAATAAGCAACGAAGGCAGGAGCAATGGAAGTTTTACAGAAGGATGCCGCCGCAAGGAGACACTAAGATGCGGCGAAGAAGATACTAGTTTCTTAACTTTGGCGGACATGAAGATTCCCGACGAGTTCGTGCATGTCAAGAATAGAAGCTTCGACGGATGCACGGCGGAATGCGCTAGCAACTGCTCCTGCACAGGTTACGCTTATGCCAATTTCAGCACCACGGCTTTCACCGGGGATGACACAAGGTGCCTATTATGGATGGGAGATTTGATTGACACAGCGAAGCGCACTGGAGATGGAGAAAATCTTTACCTTCGAGTAAACAGATCAAGTG ATAAAAAGAGGAGGAGCAATATCCTGAAAATTACTCTGCCAGCTGTATCAAGTTTGCTAATACTCGTATTCATGTGGTTTGTTTGGATCTGTTACTCCCGAG TCaaagaaagaaataaaaaaactTGGAAGAAGGTAGTATCAGGAGTTTTGGGCACTTCTGATGAACTCGAGGACGCGAACCTTCCTTGTATTAGCTTCCGAGAAATTGTACTAGCAACGAACAATTTTTCTAGCTCCAACATGCTTGGACACGGAGGTTTCGGACATGTTTATAAG GGAACATTAGAATGTGGTAAGGCAATTGCCGTGAAAAGGCTTAGTAAGGGTTCTGGCCAGGGGGTACTGGAGTTCAGAAACGAAGTAATTCTCATCGCGAAGTTGCAGCACAGAAACCTAGTTAAACTTCTTGGTTTCTGCATTCATGGAGATGAGAAACTATTGATATATGAATACTTATCAAACAAAAGTTTGGATGCCTTTCTTTTCA ATTCCACAAGAAAACCATCGCTTGATTGGTCAAAAAGATTCAACATAATCTTAGGGATAGCTAGAGGACTTCTTTATCTTCACCAAGATTCAAGGCTGAAGATAATCCACAGGGATCTCAAAGCAAACAACATATTACTGGATGATGAAATGAACCCCAGGATATCTGATTTTGGTATGGCAAGAATTTTTTATGGCAACCAGCAACAAGGAAACACCAACCGCGTTGTTGGCACATA TGGTTACATGTCGCCTGAATATGCTCTGGAAGGTGTGTTTTCTGTCAAGTCTGATGTGTATAGCTTCGGAGTTTTAGTTCTAGAGATTGTGAGTGGCTCGAAGATCACCTCTACGCACATGACAGAACATTACCCCAACCTTATAGCCTGT GCTTGGAGCTTATGGAAGGATGGGAACACAAAAGAATTTGTTGACTCGTCCATTGTTGCGGATAGTTGTTCGCTTGATGAGACTTCACAGTGCATCCATATCGGGCTCTTGTGTGTTCAAGACAACCCAAATGCTCGGCCACTCATGTCATCAGTTGTGTCTATCCTGGAGAATGGAGACACATCACTTCCACCTCCAAAACAGCCAATATATTTTGCAGAAAGAAACTACGGAACTGACGGAGCAGCAGAAGCTGTTGTGAATTCTGCAAATACTATGAGTGTTACAGCGTTGGAGGGACGCTAG